A region of the Gambusia affinis linkage group LG11, SWU_Gaff_1.0, whole genome shotgun sequence genome:
TTAATAAAAACTAGAACTGCGCAATGGGCTGTATCGCTGGAGTAGCTGGAATAGTCATCAAAGCAATAATTAGTTTGtcttcaaaaatactttaaataattatacCAATTACGGCAAAATAGTCCAAAGGGaagaatttcatttcaaaagctgtaaacatttctttttttttcaatttttaaagtctcttttgctcttccatttttttttttacttgtcgTGTTCGGTGATGTGTTTGCTCTCAACTTCCTTTTCACTTCTGTCCTTTTCATATTTGCTGTTCACATTTGGTTTTACACTTGTACGTGAAGGCTCAGAGTCCTTCAAACCTGAGACTTCAGCTTTATGGGTGGTGGAGAGTTCCATAGGTTTTTCTGTAGAATGATCTTTTTTGTCAGTCAGCTGTTCATCCTTTTCAACATCAACACGGACTGCATCAAAAATCTTGGTCCGAGTATAATGTCTGAAAGCTCTCTGAATAACAGCAGCTGACATGTCTTCCTGTTTTTTGCGGAAAGTGGTTGTGATGGGTTCATACGACACCTTCGATGGGTTTGCAGCCATGAAACGCTCCTCCATCTGGCCCCTAAGTATGTCCATCTCCCCACTCTCACCCAAAACACGTTTTGTAAAGGCAAACAGGATATCCAGACAGTGAATCCGGTCACCACTCACAACTGGTAGATCCATAGAGATGAGCTCCAATTTGTTGGGCTTAGGAATGCGTAATGGTGGTTCTAAAGTATCTGCAAAGTCTGAAAGCATGCTGTACTTCACAAACTGTGTTGCAAGAGGGTCAAATTTTTCCCAGAcctcataaaatatttcaaagtcatCCTCGCTTAATGGCTCAGCGCTCTCCTCAGTAGCCACGCCAAAATTCTCCAGGATGACTGCAATGTACATGTTCACAACAATAAGGAAGCAAATAATGATATAACTCACAAAGAAAGCGATTCCCACTGCTGGATTTCCACAATTTCCTTTAGCATTATTACTACCAGGATGCTCCAATGTAGGATCACAATCGTCCTGGTTCTTGTTGAGGATGGGAGCTAGAAGGAGATCCCAGCCTCCCGAGGTGGtaatttgaaacaaacagaTTATGCTGTTGCCAAAGgtctcaaaattaaaaaggtcaTCGATGCCTTTTTCCTTCTTGACATAGGCAAAGTTTGACATGCCAAAGATGGCATAGATAAACATCACCAAGAATAGCAAGAGGCCAATGTTGAACAAggcaggaagtgacatcatcaAGGCAAATAAGAGTGTGCGGATCCCTTTGGCACTTTTAATAAGGCGGAGGATGCGGCCAATCCTAGCCAGTCGAATCACTCTGAACAGGGTTGGTGAGACAAAATACTTCTCGAtcacatttgaaagaaaaatacctgtggaaataaagaagaatttattaaagttaacaaataaacaaacaagtaCAAAAGTTAACTTTTATTTGCACAAAACAGTAGCCAAAGAGAAGTCTTACCAACAACTGAGAGGATCACCACAATGAAATCAAATATATTCCAGccattgatgaaaaagtaatggCGAAGTGCAATCATCTTTAGCAAACATTCTCCAGAGaagataataataaacactATGTTAATCCACTTGAGGTTTTGTTCCCATTCATCACTTTGTTCTTCGGTTTCCACCATCATAGTTACCATATTTAACCATATCAAAAccattattaaaatatcaaatgcTTGTTGCgtgacaaaatcaaaaacatatccTTGAAGCTtgttctgaaacagaaaaacacatacaaaaaaaataaacaataggAAAATGTGTATTACCAAAAAAGATTAGATTCAGTTGTTGCTCAGATTAGAGGTCAACCAATGCAGTTTCGTCTCTTACTGAGTTCATTGTTATGGTTTACATTGTCCATTCACAAGCACGTTTGCTGGTTGGCAAAATAACTAGTGGTTCCTCTTTGTAGGAATTTGCTATTGCTTCTGAACCAACTTGTTGACTTCAGTGAAAAAATTAGTATGTAGAGGAATTGTTTACTAAACACAGCAGATGTACACACAACTTCACTGCAGCAAGAGTTGACCGGAATTTAAAGTCATTTGTTGCCGTGGTTACCCACATTTGTCTAGCGGTTTTAACATTAGCCAGCATGTTGTCAGCATACTACAACCATTTATCACAGCATGATAACATAAGTTATGCTACCAAACGGACATTAGTGAATGAGATACGTATTAATGATCAAAACGCATTAGATGCAGGTGAGTGGATAAATCACTTATATTAGAACAATTTTGTTCATGGTAAGATCATCAGCTCTCAATGAGATATGTCAAGTCTCTCTAAATAAGACAAATATTTCTGTGGTGAGCAAGGACAAAGAGAGGTAATCTCCGCTGGTGTCGagttgtaaataattttattggcctaattgtaaatgttttaaaaagtaataataatgtattCTTGCCTGCTTTCTGCAGGTGACATGGCTGCTGACGCAACAAGAGATTAACTGACAATCCTTAAATAGACCTTGACACAAACCTAAACCTACCCTAACCCAAGTTTTACACATCCTCAAAACTGACTGCAATGATTTAAAATGGCTGATTAACTAGCCAAACAGCTAAAAGTCAAACTCCAGCTAAGTTAGATTTACTTACTTCTGGCCTTGGGATTGGTTTCTGTGGCTTCTTTGATCCCAGCTTTTTCATAGCATTATAGTATTTCTTTTGCTCATCAGTCATGAAGATGTCTTGACCTCCTAAGTAAAACGGCACAACAAACAATGTTAAACTACAGTAAAACATAATTACTTGTTTAAAGAGAAGATGTGACACTTATCTTTCTCTTTTGTTGATTGAAATTGTCTATAATGACAGTCATGAAGATGTCTGACCTCCTAAGTAAAACGCACaacaaacaagtaaaagaaGATGACACTTATCTTTCATGACACCAATGAAGAGATTGAGGGTAAAAAAGGAACCAAAGatgatgaaaacaacaaaatataggTACATCTTCAAGTTGATTTCATATTCTGGCTGTTCTTCTACCTGTaatggaaacaacaaaacacacaaattactgttgccttgcagcaagaaggtagattcccggcccgggatctttctgcatggagtttgcatgttctccctgtgcatgcgtgggttctctctgggtactccggcttcctcccacagtccaaaagcatGACTGTCAGCTAACTGCCAAGTTAATTGggttctctaaattctccttagtgtgtatgcatggttgtttgtcctgtctgtctctgtgttgccctgtgacagactggcgacctgtccagggtgtaccccacctctcgcctgAAATGTTCGCTGGAGATAAGTACCAGAACCCCTCCTAACCCCACTAgcgacaagggtgtacagaaaatggatgcatCCTTACTCCTACAGACTAGGATAAAATGACTGAATTCTTTCACCAGCAGTCATTCAGCTCTGAACGGGCCTGGTAAAGAGACATACATTTGATTCATCCCCACTCCTACTGTGTTGGAGTAGGGATGCATCTGAAGGTTGCACAACGGCagctctcgaggactggacttgaaCAACCCTGCTGTATATACTACCTAACACTACTATGCTACCTGACACAGTTAAGGCATTTCTTATAGCTGGTGAAGGTTGCTGCTGAGATGAATATTAAATAGATAATAGGTTTTGGTGGTGACAGTGTGATAGTGTGGGGACATGGCCTTACACTTAAAATTTGCCTTGTTAATATTGGATCCAATCTCACACCAGTCAATATTTGAGATAGGATTATGAAACTTGTGGGAATCAGATAAACTCTGCACCAAACCACAATCTTGTTTGGGGGAGCAAAATGATGTATCAGAGAATACATgctgaagagagagagaggagacaaGCTGTATGTGCCAGAGTGATTAACACACCCACATAGGCCTACTGAAAAGTACTGTGTGCACAATCCTACAGCTGTGCATGACCAATCTGGTGATCAGTATCAGGAGAAGGTTCCAGGTTGTAGTTGATGTGGAAGGTTCTTCCATGAATTACTGAAGCCtctgtttctgaaatgaataatttgttAAACTGGCACCATgtcttgtttagttttgtttgggAGGGAACAAAAAGGCATTTTAACAACATGAGATAAGTTGCCAGGAAGTTTATTTACTGAACACaagttttcttacttttctgtTAACTCTATATCCCTCTTCCACGTGACCAAATGCATTCTTTGTATTGAACTACATAATGCACTCTAGTATTTTATTCTCAAACTGAGTATTTTTCAGAacgtttaaaaaatattttattactcttACACTCAACTtatgttaaaagtttaaatatgaaatattctaTGATATGTGTTATATTTGgcattaattaattttacatttttaaaaagttaggaATGCTTAGATAAACAAGAGATAATACATTACTTTGCTTGGAGAATCCACAGCAGCATACAtgatatccatccatcctttgaATGTAGCCTGTCAAGAAAGATGCTTTACATAAGATATTAACAtgtttggaaatataaaaaaagttataagCAGAAAAATATCAAGCTACTCACAACTTGCAGAAGAGCAAGGTAGCCCATTGCAACATTGTCAAAGTTGACTTTGAGATTCTTCCAGCTGGCAGTCTCATTCCCTAAATACAGacattctgttttgtttttcacttcttttGGGAGGAAAggtttttctgtagttttattttcacagctaTAGAACTTCCCTGCAAATAGGTTTACTCCCATGATGCTGAAGATGAGCCAGAAAATGAGGCATACCAGCAGAACATTAAAGATGGAAGGAATGGCTCCCATCAGGGCATTGACTACCacctacaaaaaagaaaaacaccacaaaAGTAACACATACCTACTACCTGCAGCCAGcacgttttttaaaaataatgcacAACACAATATCCATGAAATGGTATGAAAAGGAACACACAAGAGTGATGAGACAtgtgcaaacaaacagcaggacATAACATGGCTGCAAAGATATCGGACGTGGATGGAAAACAGGGCAAAAATAGGAAAAGAAGGCAGGAAATTTATTAAGGTGTactaatcttaaaaaaaaaaaaaaaaaaaaaagtcggtGTTTACTTAGTTTTAAATAAGCATTGATAGAGAACTTCTTGAAGAGGACCAAGGGTGCCAAAAGTTTCATTActgtaaacagaaacataaaataacacataaatCAATCATGTTAgataacactgcaaaaaatattaaaagcagaaagatgCATGTGAAAAGATGAGCATGCAAATAAAAGATTTCACAGACAACTGTGGGAGGAAAGAGACTATAAAGACAATACCTGCACAGCATGAAAAGAAGTACATGTACACGCTTAATTGATTTTTTGTTACACAGATACCTACATCTAATGTCTGTAAGCAGTGACCATGTAAAACCATAATAAAATTCCTTGTTTAATGACTTTGTGTGGTCATTAAAGCTGATTCTGGTAAGTTACCAGTCTCAGTTTGGACTATGAGTAGatgaaaaaatgacttaaataatTGCAATATTGAGTGAGATGTCCAAAACGTATTCTATGAACTGATTCTCCTGTTTGAGTTTCTTCAGAGTAAGCAAGTTATGGATGCAGTGTGAAACTGTCCTTTGGTTGCCTGGCCATTTCCTTCCTCTGCAATACCACTCAAAAAAATTCTCACTACAACCACAGTCTTaaatttctcccattgacttggattGTTTCTGGTCAATTTTTGACCAGGCTAATCAGCGAAGGAGAAGTTATGAACAATGATGTaaattttctgtgctgttttaaaattgtactCTATCTGTATTTTAGCAATGGCaacggaggaagtgaacaaagatGCACAGTCCATCTTGGTCATGCTACCAAATATTAAATTGACATTACCAGCTACCTGGTTTGGATCAGCACATCTCTCTtcgcagtggaggatggttgatTATTTCCAGTAAATGTCTTACCCTTTGAGCATTACGTCATGGGCAAGCATTAGTAATTGGGTAAAACCTCAAGAGTCCacacctccaggaagcaatAATTTCTCAACAGCCAGGGCCCAGACCCTCTGTACTACACTAAGGAAGTAAAGTGTAGTACAAAggctatttttttaaacaaggaTAGTCCTATtataacaaactaaaaatataaaacagagtTACAGTGGGAGAAAATGGCTGGAGAAAAAGAGGTAAAAAGAGGAATACGTTGATTGCATGCAACAACTTAGAagattttaaatacagaatgtGCATATGTGTTTGGAGAGCGTGCGGGTGGGCTGTTAAGCAGAGCAACacaagttttgttttggctAGCCAATTCCATAAGTAAACAAAGGCTATAAATGTGAGCCCAATTATCTGTTCTCTTATATAAGACTAATTTTCCATCATAGATTACAAAAGCCTGGTACACttcaaaaggttttttgttttttttaagttctggatcagaaatgtaattattacCTCACATAGGTagccaaaaaaatccaaaaagtattttagaatAACATAGCAGCAAACTATTACTAATTCCAGTAAGATAtcttgaaacagtttttttttttttttttttgtccagaggTCATTTAAACCACAATAAGTACTATGCATTATTATTTCCATGGAAATATCTTTGGCGCTTAGAAATATGTATGGCATTTTCACAAAAGCTAGCATGGGTTTCCTTTTCTGAAGAAGATTTTGAGCCTTGAAAAGTGAAACTCAAATGTATAAATCCCTTGAATGCatacaaaacttttaaatccaaagatgattttgagcatgatatgttaactgaaactaaaaatctgtattttctcttctttcttatgcacttcttgttactgtgcactattttatttttatatttgtatcatgttcgaataaatttcatttcatttcatttcatttcatgatTACATGCATAGTTCTCTGGTgcagtgatttttgtttttttgacaattaTTACCAGCAGCAATATGCTAAAGGTTAGGCTTTAGAAGAACTGTGCTTTaagcttaaataaaaatcttgatcTCATTGTCAGCATTATGGATTTGCTTACAGTTTTGCGAAAGAGTTTGTAACTGCACTTACCCTCATGCCCTCGAACCGTGACAGAGCTCTTAGGGGCCTCAGAGCTCGCAGCGTTCTCAGAGATTTGATTGGACCAAGGTCTGAGTATTCTAAAGCATTAGCCACTAGACTGACCAGAGagacctggaaaatacacacacagacactgtAAACAGAGAAGACTGAGAATGTATAGTAAAACACATGTTTATCAAAATATAGAAAatcattgttttaatgtttttcaatgtAATTGCTTCTACATCAATTAGAGTTACCTCATTGTAAATTACAATTTAAGActgacaaaactttttctttgtttttccataaGTTAATGTTTCAACTCACATCAACAATGAGGAAGTCCAACCAGCACCATGCATTTGTGAAATACTTGGCAAATCCATATGCCATCCATTTCAGAAGCATCTCCAGAATGAAGATAAAGGTAAAAATTTTGTCTGCAAATTCCAAGATCACTTTAATTGTCTTCCTCTGCTCAGAGTATATATCTTCAAAAGCCTAGTGAGAAAACATAGTGGGTCATCACACTACTGGTGATTATATATTGTAGTCAAATGTCAAGAAAGCATTGAAATAAGCTTTactttgcagagaaaaaaaaaatctctgagaCTTACAAGTGCTCCACTGCTGAGCAAAATCATAAATATGATGAAGCTCTCAAACCAGTTGTGCTCCACTATCTTATAACAGGTTGTTCTTAGAGTCCACCACACTTTCCACCAGCCCACATTCACATTTACTTGGCAACACTTAAATTTCTGGATGCAtcctgaaaagaaagaaagtgtgtTATTTGTCTATTATGTGATTAGAAACATAAGATGACTGTTAGATGAATGTTGGAGAATTTACCAGCAGTAAAGCAATCATGTGGTTCCTTAATTACTTCTACATCAGGTACAAGCTCAGCGGGATCTTCGTTTGACAGACCATCCACTGTACTCCCCTCAGAGGCACTGCTTTGCCCATCATCGTCATCACCATCGACAACCTGTGGGTGCAA
Encoded here:
- the scn1laa gene encoding sodium channel, voltage-gated, type I-like, alpha isoform X1 — protein: MLIMCTILINCGFMTLSNQPDWTKPVEYTFTAIYSFEFIVKVLARGFCIGKFTFLRDPWNWLDFCVIVLAYVTEFADIGNLSVLRTFRVLRTLKAISVIPGLKTIVGALFQSVKKLADVMILTVFCLSVFALVGLQLFMGNLRNKCIREPKDINLTTNETYINNEDNHYFLPGKRDALLCGNSSSAGQCPEGYICLKAGRNPDYGYTSFDNFGWAFLSLFRLMTQDYWEYLYQQTLRAAGKPYMIFFVLVIFLGSFYLINLILAVVAMAYEEQCQVNLKKAQEKEYEYNIAIEQLKRQQEDAQAMVKAAAATNGDALDKGGGTESSSEVSKLSSKSAKERRNRRKKRKEEEKGAKKMSHSDSLDSLPANRFRFSVDEYPLNYDMKCSSTHQADTTDTEGKPAIGENYLNSLELPEMRQRALSIASVITTTMEELEESRQKCPPYWYKFANKFLIWECCPVWMKIKEIVKIIVMDPFTDLAITLCIILNTIFMAMEFYPMDKWFTNMLYVGNLVFTAIFTAEMVLKVIALDPYHYFQVGWNIFDGVIVCLSLIELSLADVKGMSILRSFRLLRVFKLAKSWPTLNKLIKIIGNSVGALGNLTLVLAIIVFIFAVVGMQLFGKYYKDCVCKISEDCTLPRWHMNDFFHSFLIVFRVLCGEWIETMWDCMEVAGKAPCLILYMTVMVIGNLVVLNLFLALLLSSFSADNLMSGEDDNELNNLQIAFDRMHRAIAFIKMKFRSCCNSLCIGNKKTSEDKTFGHNGIPSHTIKDLTKNSNGEVTGVDKSGDKYIVNSKSDDSIMSFINNPSLTVTVPIAAEESDFEMLNTEDFSSFSSNVPECVMVVDGDDDDGQSSASEGSTVDGLSNEDPAELVPDVEVIKEPHDCFTAGCIQKFKCCQVNVNVGWWKVWWTLRTTCYKIVEHNWFESFIIFMILLSSGALAFEDIYSEQRKTIKVILEFADKIFTFIFILEMLLKWMAYGFAKYFTNAWCWLDFLIVDVSLVSLVANALEYSDLGPIKSLRTLRALRPLRALSRFEGMRVVVNALMGAIPSIFNVLLVCLIFWLIFSIMGVNLFAGKFYSCENKTTEKPFLPKEVKNKTECLYLGNETASWKNLKVNFDNVAMGYLALLQVATFKGWMDIMYAAVDSPSKVEEQPEYEINLKMYLYFVVFIIFGSFFTLNLFIGVIIDNFNQQKRKLGGQDIFMTDEQKKYYNAMKKLGSKKPQKPIPRPENKLQGYVFDFVTQQAFDILIMVLIWLNMVTMMVETEEQSDEWEQNLKWINIVFIIIFSGECLLKMIALRHYFFINGWNIFDFIVVILSVVGIFLSNVIEKYFVSPTLFRVIRLARIGRILRLIKSAKGIRTLLFALMMSLPALFNIGLLLFLVMFIYAIFGMSNFAYVKKEKGIDDLFNFETFGNSIICLFQITTSGGWDLLLAPILNKNQDDCDPTLEHPGSNNAKGNCGNPAVGIAFFVSYIIICFLIVVNMYIAVILENFGVATEESAEPLSEDDFEIFYEVWEKFDPLATQFVKYSMLSDFADTLEPPLRIPKPNKLELISMDLPVVSGDRIHCLDILFAFTKRVLGESGEMDILRGQMEERFMAANPSKVSYEPITTTFRKKQEDMSAAVIQRAFRHYTRTKIFDAVRVDVEKDEQLTDKKDHSTEKPMELSTTHKAEVSGLKDSEPSRTSVKPNVNSKYEKDRSEKEVESKHITEHDK